One part of the Prochlorococcus marinus str. MIT 9313 genome encodes these proteins:
- a CDS encoding pyridoxal phosphate-dependent aminotransferase gives MSSAPSLHGGNRIDEAQRLGCRPEQLLDASASLVPFPPSRALQGCLRRALTDNTLRDYPDRSHQRLRDVISNWHGVDPLMVLPGNGAAELFTWAARDAASEGVSGLPSPGFADYGRALRCWQACQQALPLPLSWSGEMPQPFPLLSNSDVLWITNPHNPTGQLWSRASLEPLLARYQLVICDEAFLPLVPDGERQSLVSLVVNHPNLVVIRSLTKLFALAGLRLGYAIGTPERLQRWQQWRDPWPLNGLAIAAGIALMADRPAFERWIARVQGWVAQEGLWMQTQLRCLPGIRSYPSAANFLLIRGDVSLVPLRERMAHRRVLLRDCRSFAELGERWLRIGLQQRSANRRILAAFKALLR, from the coding sequence TTGAGCTCCGCTCCCTCCCTTCACGGTGGCAATCGCATTGATGAGGCGCAACGGCTGGGTTGTCGTCCGGAGCAGCTTTTGGATGCCAGTGCCTCTTTGGTGCCTTTCCCTCCATCACGAGCTTTACAAGGGTGTTTAAGAAGGGCTCTAACTGACAACACGCTGAGGGATTATCCGGATCGCAGCCATCAGCGCTTGCGAGACGTGATCAGCAACTGGCATGGGGTTGATCCCCTGATGGTATTGCCGGGAAATGGCGCAGCGGAACTGTTCACCTGGGCCGCTCGTGATGCGGCGTCTGAGGGCGTGAGTGGCCTGCCTAGTCCAGGCTTTGCTGATTACGGCAGGGCTCTGAGGTGCTGGCAAGCCTGCCAGCAAGCTTTGCCACTGCCCCTCTCCTGGTCTGGTGAGATGCCTCAGCCTTTTCCGCTGCTATCGAATAGCGATGTTCTTTGGATTACCAATCCCCATAACCCTACTGGTCAGTTGTGGAGCAGAGCATCGCTTGAACCGTTGCTAGCGCGTTATCAGCTGGTTATCTGTGATGAAGCGTTTTTGCCATTGGTGCCCGATGGGGAGCGCCAGTCTCTTGTTTCGCTGGTGGTCAACCACCCCAATCTTGTGGTAATTCGCAGTTTGACAAAGTTGTTTGCCTTGGCCGGATTGCGTTTGGGTTATGCCATTGGCACGCCTGAGCGTTTACAACGTTGGCAGCAATGGCGAGATCCATGGCCTCTTAATGGGTTGGCGATTGCTGCAGGGATTGCATTGATGGCGGATCGTCCTGCCTTCGAGCGCTGGATAGCGCGGGTCCAGGGATGGGTTGCTCAGGAAGGTCTTTGGATGCAAACTCAACTGCGTTGCCTACCAGGGATCCGGTCTTATCCATCTGCCGCCAACTTCTTGTTGATTCGTGGCGATGTCTCCCTTGTGCCATTACGAGAGAGAATGGCTCATCGGCGCGTGCTGTTGCGTGACTGCCGCTCCTTTGCAGAACTTGGGGAGCGCTGGTTGCGCATTGGTTTGCAGCAGA